Proteins encoded in a region of the Streptomyces violaceoruber genome:
- a CDS encoding carbamoyltransferase family protein encodes MRILGINALFHDPAAALVVDGRTVAAAEEERFSRRKHGKRPVPFSAWEVPELSARWCLEHAGVRPGELDAVAYSFDPKLARPARDMGLDDPWDPLRLEYARRAPEFLADALPGLDPDRVVFVPHHVAHAASAGPASPHPDNDVLVLDGRGESASHLAGRYRDGKLDVLATQALPHSLGLVYEELTEHLGFLRSSDEYKVMALASYGTPRHLDRLREHIHATGDGGFNAHGVGWAALAPPRAKDEDWTKDHADLAASTQAVLEELLLELVHWLHGEAGGEALTMAGGVALNCVANSKIAARGPYRHVWVQPAAGDAGTALGGALHVAAAQEGAAPEPMPGADLGRGWRDDEIRAWLETAAIPYEEPDDIAETVAEELARDGIVAWFQGRSEFGPRALGHRSLMAHPGRSENLERLNHVKGREEFRPVAPMVLADRAADIFTGPVPSPYMLFVHDVAPAWRDRVPAVVHVDGTARIQTVEERREPLVARMLAAFERRTGLPVVVNTSLNTAGRPMVDDPRDALECFGSAPVDLLAIGPFAVRRGRAFA; translated from the coding sequence ATGCGCATCCTTGGTATCAACGCCCTGTTCCACGACCCGGCCGCCGCGCTCGTCGTCGACGGCCGGACCGTTGCGGCCGCCGAGGAAGAGCGGTTCAGCCGACGCAAGCACGGCAAGCGCCCGGTGCCCTTCTCCGCGTGGGAGGTCCCGGAGCTGTCCGCGCGGTGGTGCCTGGAGCACGCCGGGGTGCGGCCGGGAGAACTGGACGCCGTCGCCTACTCCTTCGACCCCAAACTCGCCCGGCCCGCCCGCGACATGGGCCTGGACGACCCCTGGGACCCGCTGCGGCTCGAGTACGCCCGCCGGGCCCCCGAGTTCCTCGCCGACGCGCTGCCCGGGCTCGACCCCGACCGGGTCGTCTTCGTCCCGCACCACGTGGCGCACGCCGCCTCCGCGGGACCGGCCTCACCGCACCCGGACAACGACGTCCTCGTCCTCGACGGCCGCGGCGAGTCCGCCTCCCACCTGGCCGGCCGCTACCGCGACGGCAAGCTCGACGTCCTCGCCACCCAGGCGCTGCCGCACTCGCTCGGCCTCGTCTACGAGGAACTGACCGAGCACCTCGGCTTCCTGCGCAGCAGCGACGAGTACAAGGTGATGGCCCTCGCCTCCTACGGCACCCCCCGCCACCTCGACCGGCTCCGTGAGCACATCCACGCCACCGGCGACGGCGGCTTTAACGCCCACGGCGTCGGCTGGGCCGCCCTCGCCCCGCCGCGCGCCAAGGACGAGGACTGGACGAAGGACCACGCCGACCTGGCCGCGAGCACCCAGGCCGTGCTGGAGGAACTGCTCCTCGAACTCGTCCACTGGCTGCACGGGGAGGCCGGGGGCGAGGCCCTGACCATGGCCGGCGGCGTCGCGCTGAACTGCGTGGCCAACTCGAAGATCGCCGCCCGCGGTCCCTACCGGCACGTGTGGGTGCAGCCCGCCGCCGGTGACGCGGGCACGGCCCTCGGCGGCGCCCTGCACGTGGCCGCCGCCCAGGAGGGTGCCGCGCCCGAGCCGATGCCCGGCGCCGACCTCGGCCGCGGCTGGCGCGACGACGAGATCCGCGCCTGGCTGGAGACGGCCGCGATCCCCTACGAGGAGCCGGACGACATCGCCGAGACCGTCGCCGAGGAACTCGCCCGGGACGGCATCGTCGCCTGGTTCCAGGGCCGCAGCGAGTTCGGGCCGCGCGCCCTCGGACACCGCTCCCTGATGGCCCACCCAGGCCGGTCGGAGAACCTGGAGCGCCTCAACCATGTGAAGGGCCGCGAGGAGTTCCGCCCCGTCGCCCCCATGGTGCTCGCCGACCGGGCCGCCGACATCTTCACCGGGCCGGTCCCCAGCCCGTACATGCTCTTCGTGCACGACGTCGCCCCCGCCTGGCGCGACCGCGTCCCGGCCGTCGTCCACGTCGACGGCACCGCCCGCATCCAGACCGTCGAGGAACGCCGCGAGCCGCTCGTCGCGCGGATGCTGGCCGCCTTCGAACGGCGCACCGGGCTGCCCGTCGTCGTCAACACCAGCCTCAACACCGCCGGGCGACCCATGGTCGACGACCCGCGCGACGCCCTGGAGTGCTTCGGGTCGGCACCCGTCGACCTGCTGGCCATCGGCCCCTTCGCGGTGCGCCGGGGACGGGCGTTCGCATGA
- a CDS encoding endonuclease/exonuclease/phosphatase family protein, which translates to MSLRARTFTQLSLAGALLTLAVTAQPALAADRGHSVPLRIATYNIHAGAGSDGVFDLDRQAAALRALDADVIGLQEVDVHWGARSQGLDLAGELARRLGMRVSFAPIYSLDPVTAGEPRREYGVAVLSRFPVRSATNHEITRLSTQDENPLPAPAPGFGEVTLKVRGVPVQVFVTHLDYRADPAVRRAQVADTRRIMARERAELPGAHQFLLGDFNAEPAAPELAPLWKELSDAGAGTPATYPAQAPVKRIDYVTAGKDVRIRRTAVPEEPAASDHRPVVADVSLPRRTPGRD; encoded by the coding sequence ATGTCTCTCAGAGCGCGCACCTTCACCCAACTGTCCCTCGCGGGTGCATTGTTGACCCTGGCCGTGACCGCCCAGCCCGCTTTGGCCGCCGACCGGGGCCACTCGGTCCCGCTGCGCATCGCCACCTACAACATCCACGCCGGGGCGGGCTCGGACGGCGTCTTCGACCTCGACCGGCAGGCCGCCGCGCTGCGCGCCCTCGACGCGGACGTGATCGGCCTCCAGGAGGTCGACGTGCACTGGGGAGCCCGCAGTCAGGGGCTCGACCTGGCCGGGGAGCTGGCCCGGCGGCTCGGCATGCGGGTGTCCTTCGCGCCGATCTACAGCCTCGACCCCGTGACGGCGGGGGAACCCCGGCGCGAGTACGGCGTGGCGGTGCTCTCCCGCTTCCCGGTCCGTTCCGCGACGAACCACGAGATCACGCGCCTGTCCACGCAGGACGAGAACCCGCTGCCGGCGCCCGCGCCCGGATTCGGCGAGGTGACGCTCAAGGTGCGCGGGGTTCCGGTGCAGGTCTTCGTGACCCACCTCGACTACCGGGCGGACCCGGCGGTGCGCCGGGCCCAGGTCGCCGACACCCGGCGGATCATGGCCCGGGAGCGGGCCGAGCTGCCGGGCGCGCACCAGTTCCTGCTGGGCGACTTCAACGCCGAGCCCGCGGCACCCGAACTGGCGCCGCTGTGGAAGGAGCTGAGCGACGCGGGGGCGGGGACCCCCGCCACGTATCCGGCCCAGGCCCCCGTGAAGCGCATCGACTACGTGACCGCCGGCAAGGACGTGCGGATCCGGCGCACCGCGGTGCCGGAGGAGCCCGCGGCCTCGGACCACCGCCCGGTGGTCGCGGACGTGTCCCTGCCCAGGAGGACCCCCGGCCGGGACTGA
- a CDS encoding NCS2 family permease, with protein sequence MTQQSVEPEITAEDAGAGSRVPGGRSWLDRYFHISHRGSTVAREVRGGITTFMAMAYIVLLNPVILSGKDAAGDTLGQKALITATAFAAALTTLLMGFVGKVPLALAAGLSVSGVIAGQVVPQMTWPQAMGMCVMYGVVIMLLVVTGLREMIMNAIPLALKHGITMGIGLFIAIIGLVKGGFVHAGEATPLTLGPAGELAGWPVLLFAGTLLLIFMLQARNMPGAILIGIVTGTIVAAILNATGVIDPEQWANGAPELHGSAVSMPDFSLFGDLEFGGWGEVGAMTVGMIVFTLVLAGFFDAMATIIGVGTEAKLADDKGRMPGLSKALFIDGAGGAIGGVAGGSGQTVFVESATGVGEGARTGLASVVTGLFFAACLFFTPITAIVPQEVASAALVVIGAMMMMNARHVDWADRATAIPVFLTVVLMPFTYSITAGVAAGVISYVAIKVAQGRAREIGAFMWALTVIFVVYFALNPIESWLGVH encoded by the coding sequence ATGACCCAGCAGTCAGTGGAGCCCGAGATCACCGCCGAAGACGCGGGCGCGGGCTCCCGCGTCCCGGGCGGACGGTCTTGGCTCGACCGGTACTTTCACATATCCCACCGGGGATCCACGGTCGCGCGTGAGGTGCGCGGCGGCATCACCACCTTCATGGCGATGGCCTACATCGTCCTGCTCAACCCCGTGATCCTCTCCGGCAAGGACGCCGCCGGGGACACCCTGGGCCAGAAGGCCCTGATCACCGCGACGGCCTTCGCCGCGGCGCTCACCACGCTCCTGATGGGCTTCGTCGGCAAGGTGCCGCTCGCCCTGGCCGCCGGGCTCTCGGTGTCCGGCGTGATCGCCGGCCAGGTCGTCCCCCAGATGACCTGGCCGCAGGCCATGGGCATGTGTGTGATGTACGGCGTGGTGATCATGCTGCTCGTGGTCACCGGGCTCCGCGAGATGATCATGAACGCGATCCCGCTCGCCCTCAAGCACGGCATCACCATGGGCATCGGCCTGTTCATCGCCATCATCGGCCTGGTCAAGGGCGGCTTCGTCCACGCGGGCGAGGCGACCCCGCTCACCCTCGGCCCGGCCGGGGAGCTGGCCGGCTGGCCGGTCCTGCTCTTCGCGGGCACCCTGCTGCTGATCTTCATGCTCCAGGCGCGCAACATGCCCGGCGCCATCCTGATCGGCATCGTCACCGGCACGATCGTCGCGGCGATCCTCAACGCCACCGGGGTCATCGACCCCGAGCAGTGGGCCAACGGTGCCCCCGAACTGCACGGCAGCGCGGTCTCCATGCCGGACTTCTCGCTCTTCGGCGACCTGGAGTTCGGCGGCTGGGGCGAGGTCGGCGCGATGACGGTCGGAATGATCGTCTTCACGCTGGTGCTCGCCGGGTTCTTCGACGCGATGGCCACCATCATCGGCGTCGGTACCGAGGCGAAGCTCGCCGACGACAAGGGCCGCATGCCGGGCCTGTCGAAGGCGCTGTTCATCGACGGCGCCGGCGGTGCCATCGGCGGCGTGGCGGGCGGCTCCGGCCAGACCGTCTTCGTCGAGTCCGCGACCGGCGTCGGCGAGGGGGCGCGCACCGGGCTCGCCTCGGTCGTCACCGGCCTGTTCTTCGCGGCCTGCCTCTTCTTCACCCCGATCACCGCGATCGTCCCGCAGGAGGTCGCCTCCGCCGCGCTGGTCGTCATCGGGGCGATGATGATGATGAACGCCCGGCACGTGGACTGGGCCGACCGGGCCACCGCGATCCCGGTCTTCCTGACCGTCGTCCTGATGCCGTTCACGTACTCGATCACGGCCGGTGTCGCCGCCGGAGTCATCTCCTACGTCGCCATCAAGGTCGCGCAGGGCAGGGCGCGGGAGATCGGGGCGTTCATGTGGGCCCTGACGGTGATCTTCGTCGTCTACTTCGCCCTCAACCCGATCGAGAGCTGGCTGGGCGTGCACTAG
- a CDS encoding XdhC family protein has translation MLDIAEELHRWVEQGRDFAVATVVAVGGSAPRPTGAALAVDAGGTVVGSVSGGCVEGAVYELCRQALQDGETVLERFGYSDEDAFAVGLTCGGVIDVLVTPVRAADPVRPALAAALAAAARGETAAVARVVSGPAQLLGRALVVRADGSRTGGFGGHPELDRTAAAEAGAFLDAGRTGTLETGERGSRCGAPLTLLIESSVPAPRMIVFGAIDFASALARAGKFLGHHVTVCDARPVFATPARFPDADEVVVEWPHEYLARTAVDARTVLCVLTHDAKFDIPLLRLALRLPVAYVGAMGSRRTHLDRAARLREAGVSDLELSRLRSPIGLDLGARTPEETALSIAAEIVAVRRGGTGTSLTGAHTPIHHDGPPAGWSWVHPRGGAGPLVGRTGPS, from the coding sequence ATGCTGGACATCGCCGAAGAGCTGCACCGGTGGGTCGAGCAGGGGCGCGACTTCGCCGTGGCCACCGTGGTGGCCGTGGGCGGCAGCGCCCCCCGGCCGACCGGCGCCGCGCTCGCGGTGGACGCCGGGGGCACGGTGGTCGGCTCGGTCTCCGGCGGCTGCGTGGAGGGAGCCGTGTACGAGCTGTGCCGGCAGGCCCTCCAGGACGGCGAAACCGTCCTGGAGCGCTTCGGCTACAGCGACGAGGACGCCTTCGCCGTGGGGCTGACCTGCGGCGGGGTCATCGACGTCCTCGTCACCCCGGTACGGGCGGCCGACCCGGTCCGCCCGGCCCTGGCCGCGGCCCTCGCCGCCGCCGCACGCGGTGAGACGGCGGCCGTGGCACGCGTCGTGAGCGGCCCGGCGCAGCTGCTGGGCCGCGCGCTGGTCGTCCGGGCGGACGGCTCCCGCACCGGCGGCTTCGGCGGCCACCCCGAGCTGGACCGCACGGCGGCCGCCGAGGCCGGCGCCTTCCTGGACGCGGGGCGCACCGGCACCCTGGAGACCGGTGAGCGGGGCTCGCGCTGCGGAGCACCGCTCACCCTGCTGATCGAGTCCTCCGTCCCGGCACCCCGCATGATCGTCTTCGGCGCGATCGACTTCGCCTCGGCGCTGGCGCGGGCCGGCAAGTTCCTCGGCCACCACGTGACCGTGTGCGACGCCCGCCCCGTCTTCGCCACCCCGGCCCGCTTCCCGGACGCGGACGAGGTCGTCGTCGAGTGGCCGCACGAGTACCTGGCGCGCACCGCCGTGGACGCGCGCACGGTGCTGTGCGTCCTCACCCACGACGCCAAGTTCGACATCCCGCTGCTCCGGCTGGCGCTGCGCCTCCCGGTGGCGTACGTCGGCGCGATGGGCTCCCGCCGCACCCACCTGGACCGTGCGGCGCGCCTGCGCGAGGCCGGGGTGAGCGACCTGGAGCTGTCCCGCCTCAGGTCGCCGATCGGCCTCGACCTCGGCGCCCGCACCCCCGAGGAGACGGCCCTGTCCATCGCCGCCGAGATCGTCGCGGTCCGCCGCGGCGGCACGGGCACCTCCCTGACCGGCGCCCACACCCCCATCCACCACGACGGCCCGCCGGCAGGGTGGTCCTGGGTCCACCCCCGTGGGGGTGCTGGACCGCTGGTGGGCCGAACGGGCCCTTCATAG
- a CDS encoding alpha/beta hydrolase, with the protein MFMTDDTNEEREGATRRTALRGLGLAVGGMALAAGPGTSPAAAAPRRRLVTYVLVHGTHSAGAFWTPIARELGLRGHRVVMVDQPRHGAEAFVAESYQRQDLAAMAVEPSPLKGLGLDDYEARVTGIVRRAARNGPVVLVGHSLGGVSVSRVGEAVPHLLHHICYMAAFCPSRVLPTADACTAAPENANAVSPVELTVGDPDRLGVLRLNFRTGVSGELALLKEMICADYPDADFRRILAGMQTDEPVAAYAGRAVGRAGRWGRVPRTYLRFGRDRTIATALQDRMIAEADAATPGNGFRVHDFPEASHVGPLDPTPVADVLDRLAG; encoded by the coding sequence GTGTTCATGACGGATGACACGAACGAAGAACGAGAAGGCGCCACCCGGCGGACGGCGCTGCGCGGGCTGGGACTCGCGGTGGGAGGCATGGCGCTGGCCGCCGGGCCCGGAACCTCGCCGGCCGCGGCGGCCCCGCGCCGCCGACTCGTCACCTACGTGCTGGTGCACGGTACGCACAGCGCCGGCGCGTTCTGGACGCCGATCGCGCGGGAACTGGGGCTGCGCGGCCACCGCGTCGTCATGGTGGACCAGCCGCGGCACGGAGCGGAGGCCTTCGTGGCCGAGTCGTACCAGCGGCAGGACCTCGCGGCGATGGCGGTCGAGCCCTCCCCGCTGAAGGGCCTCGGGCTGGACGACTACGAGGCGCGCGTCACGGGCATCGTGCGGCGGGCCGCACGGAACGGCCCGGTGGTGCTGGTCGGGCACAGCCTGGGCGGCGTCTCGGTCAGCCGTGTCGGCGAAGCCGTCCCGCACCTGCTTCACCACATCTGCTACATGGCGGCCTTCTGCCCCAGCCGCGTCCTGCCCACGGCGGACGCCTGTACGGCGGCCCCCGAGAACGCGAACGCCGTCAGCCCGGTGGAGCTGACGGTGGGCGACCCCGACCGGCTCGGAGTACTGCGGCTGAACTTCCGTACGGGCGTCAGCGGTGAGCTGGCCCTCCTGAAGGAGATGATCTGCGCGGACTACCCCGACGCCGACTTCCGCCGGATCCTGGCCGGCATGCAGACCGACGAGCCCGTCGCCGCCTATGCCGGCCGAGCGGTCGGCCGGGCCGGCCGGTGGGGACGCGTCCCGCGCACGTACCTGCGTTTCGGCAGGGACCGTACGATCGCCACCGCGCTCCAGGACCGGATGATCGCGGAAGCCGACGCGGCCACACCCGGCAACGGCTTCCGCGTGCACGATTTCCCCGAGGCGTCACACGTCGGCCCGCTGGACCCCACCCCGGTCGCGGACGTCCTGGACAGGCTCGCGGGGTAA
- a CDS encoding SRPBCC family protein encodes MAVFSLERTVPLAPDEAWRRLTRWERHGDTVPLTRVTARPPGPTRPGTLVVARTGAGPLAFDDTMEVTVWRPPREDAPGRCRLEKRGRVVGGWAEIEVGAGPGGRARVVWREELDVRLLPSFLDGLLARSGRHVFGRTVTHLLRHP; translated from the coding sequence GTGGCCGTCTTCTCGCTCGAACGCACCGTTCCGCTCGCCCCGGACGAGGCCTGGCGCCGCCTCACCCGGTGGGAGCGGCACGGCGACACCGTGCCGCTGACCCGGGTCACCGCCCGCCCGCCCGGCCCCACCCGCCCGGGCACGCTGGTCGTGGCCCGCACCGGGGCCGGGCCGCTCGCCTTCGACGACACCATGGAGGTGACGGTCTGGCGGCCGCCGCGCGAGGACGCCCCCGGCCGGTGCCGGCTGGAGAAGCGCGGCCGGGTGGTCGGGGGCTGGGCGGAGATCGAGGTCGGGGCCGGGCCCGGCGGCCGGGCGCGCGTGGTGTGGCGCGAGGAACTGGACGTCCGGCTCCTCCCGTCCTTCCTCGACGGCCTCCTCGCCCGCTCGGGCCGCCACGTCTTCGGCCGCACGGTCACCCACCTGCTGCGGCACCCGTGA
- a CDS encoding NAD-dependent epimerase/dehydratase family protein, giving the protein MTESPGATGPRSGRTWRRALVTGGAGFVGSHLCGRLLDAGTEVVCLDNLATGSRANVADLERRRGFRFVRGDATDPAALRGLPGRFDLVLHFACPASPADYLRLPLETLDVGSTGTRNALERAHADGARFLLASTSEVYGDPLEHPQRETYWGNVNPIGPRSVYDESKRFAEALVTAHRQVHGTDTAIVRIFNTYGPRMRTGDGRAVPTFIAQALDGMPLTVAGDGGQTRSLCYVDDTVAGVLALAASGESGPMNIGGDDEITMLELARRVVGLTGSGSRIRFVERPVDDPCRRRPDTTLARERLGWRPGVSWNEGLERTIGWFAHAVAA; this is encoded by the coding sequence GTGACCGAGAGTCCCGGGGCCACCGGCCCCCGAAGCGGACGCACGTGGCGCCGGGCCCTGGTGACCGGCGGAGCCGGATTCGTGGGATCCCACCTGTGCGGCCGGCTGCTCGACGCCGGTACCGAGGTCGTCTGCCTCGACAACCTGGCCACCGGCTCCCGCGCCAACGTGGCCGACCTGGAGCGCCGGCGCGGCTTCCGGTTCGTCCGGGGCGATGCCACCGACCCGGCGGCCCTGCGCGGCCTGCCCGGCCGGTTCGACCTGGTCCTGCACTTCGCCTGCCCCGCCTCGCCCGCCGACTACCTCCGGCTGCCCCTGGAGACCCTCGACGTCGGCAGCACCGGCACCCGCAACGCCCTGGAACGGGCCCACGCCGACGGCGCCCGCTTCCTGCTCGCCTCCACCTCCGAGGTCTACGGCGACCCGCTGGAGCACCCGCAGCGCGAGACGTACTGGGGCAACGTCAACCCGATCGGCCCGCGCAGCGTCTACGACGAGTCCAAGCGCTTCGCCGAGGCACTGGTCACCGCCCACCGCCAGGTGCACGGCACCGACACCGCCATCGTCCGGATCTTCAACACCTACGGCCCCCGCATGCGCACCGGCGACGGCCGGGCCGTCCCGACCTTCATCGCACAGGCGCTGGACGGCATGCCGCTCACCGTCGCCGGCGACGGCGGCCAGACCCGCTCCCTGTGCTACGTCGACGACACCGTGGCGGGCGTCCTGGCCCTGGCCGCGTCCGGAGAGAGCGGCCCGATGAACATCGGGGGCGACGACGAGATCACCATGCTGGAACTGGCCCGCCGGGTCGTCGGCCTCACCGGCTCCGGCTCCCGCATCCGCTTCGTCGAACGCCCCGTCGACGACCCCTGCCGACGCAGGCCCGACACCACCCTGGCCCGGGAACGGCTGGGCTGGCGGCCGGGCGTGAGCTGGAACGAGGGGCTGGAGCGGACCATCGGCTGGTTCGCGCACGCCGTCGCCGCCTGA
- a CDS encoding polysaccharide deacetylase family protein, producing the protein MPSLTRKTTKTGTRLRVLATFAAAASLTLALSGCTKLETHSPSSVRNAADAQAADGKADASGTQARAGGLGTVDCAHTKCIALTFDAGPSENSARLLDILKEKQVPATFFLLGKRHIDTYPELVRRMADEGHEVASHTWTHKILTDAEPDEIREELERPNKEIERLTGERPTLMRPPQGRTDDTVHDISRELGLAEVLWTVTAKDYKTNDSDLITERVLDQSSRDGIILLHDIYDGTVPAVPGIIDALKKRGYVFVTVPQLLAPGKAEPGKVYR; encoded by the coding sequence ATGCCTTCGCTGACCAGGAAGACGACGAAAACGGGGACCAGGTTGCGTGTGCTCGCGACCTTCGCGGCCGCCGCCTCGCTGACCCTCGCGCTGAGCGGCTGCACGAAGCTGGAGACGCACTCCCCCAGCTCCGTCCGCAACGCCGCCGACGCCCAGGCGGCCGACGGCAAGGCCGACGCGTCCGGCACCCAGGCCCGCGCGGGCGGGCTCGGCACCGTGGACTGCGCGCACACCAAGTGCATCGCGCTGACCTTCGACGCCGGACCGAGCGAGAACTCCGCCCGGCTGCTCGACATACTCAAGGAGAAGCAGGTCCCGGCGACCTTCTTCCTGCTCGGCAAGCGGCACATCGACACGTACCCCGAGCTTGTCAGGCGCATGGCCGACGAGGGTCACGAGGTGGCGAGCCACACCTGGACGCACAAGATCCTCACGGACGCCGAGCCGGACGAGATACGCGAGGAGCTGGAGCGCCCGAACAAGGAGATAGAGCGCCTGACGGGCGAGCGGCCGACCCTGATGCGCCCGCCGCAGGGCCGCACGGACGACACGGTGCACGACATCTCCCGCGAGCTGGGGCTGGCGGAGGTGCTGTGGACCGTGACCGCCAAGGACTACAAGACGAACGACTCCGACCTGATCACCGAGCGGGTCCTGGACCAGTCGTCGCGGGACGGCATCATCCTGCTGCACGACATCTACGACGGCACGGTGCCCGCCGTGCCCGGGATCATCGACGCGCTCAAGAAGCGGGGCTACGTCTTCGTGACGGTTCCGCAGCTGCTGGCCCCGGGGAAGGCCGAGCCGGGCAAGGTCTACCGCTGA